The following proteins are encoded in a genomic region of Alnus glutinosa chromosome 8, dhAlnGlut1.1, whole genome shotgun sequence:
- the LOC133875589 gene encoding uncharacterized protein LOC133875589: MGIWGYVCSTSESLKRNTPDLTAVKGWGSSSYGFGLAAGTKINNVRINATQTLSQYMSDEETRSRIGQVAADLAKNAAFYGCQEGLKSVPGGTLVYKAVSRSIRGEKKVDQGHELEFKALKAEVAELKETLKSAGLERAEKHQPCADLKSTVYKKPEDVIRVFMMKEFMGRQLLDDLIVPEVRRTSKK, encoded by the exons atggggatTTGGGGTTACGTTTGCTCAACAAGTGAGTCACTGAAACGGAACACACCTGATCTGACGGCGGTTAAGGGCTGGGGCTCGAGCTCTTATGGTTTCGGCTTGGCTGCCGGTACCAAGATCAACAACGTTAGGATCAACGCCACCCAGACGCTGAGCCAGTACATGTCGGACGAGGAAACCCGGTCCAGGATCGGCCAGGTAGCAGCCGATTTGGCAAAAAACGCCGCCTTTTATGGCTGCCAGGAGGGTCTCAAGAGCGTCCCAG GTGGAACATTGGTTTATAAGGCTGTCTCGCGATCAATTCGTGGCGAAAAGAAGGTTGATCAGGGTCATGAACTGGAGTTCAAGGCATTGAAAGCCGAGGTAGCCGAACTGAAGGAAACTCTTAAGTCTGCAGGTCTTGAGAGAGCAGAGAAGCATCAGCCTTGTGCTGATCTGAAGTCGACCGTTTATAAAAAACCAGAAGATGTGATAAGAGTTTTCATGATGAAGGAATTCATGGGCAGGCAATTATTGGATGATCTGATTGTTCCTGAGGTTAGAAGAACTAGCAAGAAATGA
- the LOC133874836 gene encoding probable disease resistance protein At4g27220 isoform X1, whose product METFGQIVIMGEQLSYCYGLDEKMQRLKRKLENLSSREADVNKELEYAESLSLKKRRHHVENWLTNVERIKRDVQSMEQVLAERKLLGRVQLGKRVEELSGEVTQLVEQGRFPEGLTFEAHETKGDALLTTKLLGHMFQANMEKIWACLMEKEVLIIGVYGMGGVGKTTIVTHIHNKLLEDPNTFDHVFWITVSQDFSIHKLQNDIAKMVNLDLSNVDDEKKRAAKLAQALLRRKQSVLILDDVWNHFLLEKVGIPLRVNGCKLILTTRSLDLCRRMSCQLKIKVEPLSEEEAWNLFLEKLGHEIALTAELKDITRSVAKECACLPLAIVVMAGSMRGVDDICEWRNALEVLKESKVGQDDMETEVFRVLRFSYWSLNDSKVQQCFLYCSLYPEDYKIKREELIERFIDEGLVDRMKSRQAQIDRGHTILNKLENSCLLEGIIDYFPHEKKFLKMHDLIRDMAVQIVNVSPRFMVEAGIRLKDLPDEENWTEDLEKVSLMHNKISEIPSSASPRSPRLSTLMLQYNGLRKIPDSFFEHMRGLEVLDLSYNAMEHLPNSISNLENLRALLLRECDKLNHVPSLAKLTALRRLDLGHTGITEVPKGMEMLVNLRYLDLYAHNLKMIPVGTLAKLSHLQHLEVYRSSATSKVVGEEVASLTKLETFHGQFCEVHNFNAYSKSLQEGGPRNYLLQVGSDDPDVTPNESDMFEKRVILKRCNISRGGEESLVLPQDIEYLYMQECSDVRSLCDITSLTNATNLKASVIKKCKGEEQVLSSSSSLSSSCFLPLQSLESLRLAFLQNLRDIITFDGSKSPPPGTLSCLKEIRIYNCPNIKKLFTMGLLMCLHSLEELHVEDCRHLVEIVAASSSDEDEVEKYKEEGIGTIIFTLPKLRFLQLWDLPELKSICTSNSVLVCDSLQDIILRYCRKLKRVPLSLPWIDGQPSPPPSLQIIKAFPKEWWESLEWDHPHAKNVLQPFCHFTRYV is encoded by the coding sequence ATGGAGACCTTTGGACAAATAGTTATCATGGGGGAACAGTTAAGCTATTGCTATGGCCTTGATGAAAAGATGCAAAGGCTTAAAAGAAAGTTAGAAAACCTGAGCAGCAGGGAAGCTGATGTAAATAAAGAACTAGAATATGCTGAGTCACTGTCTTTAAAGAAACGAAGGCATCATGTTGAAAATTGGTTGACAAATgttgaaagaataaaaagagacGTTCAGAGCATGGAGCAAGTGCTGGCAGAGAGGAAACTGCTCGGACGTGTTCAGTTGGGGAAACGAGTGGAAGAGTTGAGTGGAGAAGTGACACAACTTGTGGAACAAGGAAGATTTCCTGAAGGGCTCACATTCGAAGCACATGAGACCAAAGGAGATGCCTTGCTGACAACAAAGCTACTGGGTCATATGTTTCAAGCAAATATGGAAAAGATTTGGGCATGCTTAATGGAGAAAGAGGTCTTAATCATTGGCGTATATGGGATGGGTGGAGTGGGCAAAACAACCATAGTGACCCATATCCATAACAAACTTTTAGAAGATCCAAACACTTTTGATCATGTTTTTTGGATCACAGTATCACAAGATTTTAGCATTCATAAATTGCAGAACGATATTGCCAAAATGGTGAATCTAGACCTTTCAAATGTGGATGATGAAAAGAAGAGGGCCGCAAAATTGGCACAGGCTTTGCTGAGAAGAAAACAATCTGTACTCATTTTAGATGATGTATGGAATCATTTTCTCTTAGAGAAGGTGGGAATTCCTCTCAGAGTAAATGGGTGTAAATTAATTCTGACCACAAGATCATTGGATCTGTGTCGAAGGATGAGTTGccaattgaaaatcaaagtgGAGCCCCTTTCAGAGGAAGAGGCTTGGAACTTATTTTTGGAGAAACTCGGGCATGAAATTGCATTAACTGCTGAACTAAAAGATATCACAAGATCTGTTGCAAAAGAATGTGCATGTTTGCCACTTGCAATAGTTGTAATGGCTGGAAGCATGAGGGGAGTAGATGACATCTGTGAGTGGAGGAATGCATTGGAAGTTTTGAAAGAATCAAAAGTGGGACAAGATGACATGGAAACCGAGGTTTTTCGAGTACTAAGATTTAGCTATTGGAGTTTGAATGATTCAAAAGTGCAACAGTGTTTCCTATACTGCTCACTATATCCTGAAGACTATAAAATCAAAAGAGAGGAGTTGATAGAGCGGTTTATTGATGAAGGACTGGTTGATAGAATGAAGAGTAGGCAGGCACAGATTGACAGGGGTCACACTATATTGAATAAacttgaaaattcttgcttactTGAAGGTATTATAGACTATTTCCCACATGAGAAGAAGTTCTTAAAGATGCATGATTTGATTAGGGACATGGCAGTCCAAATTGTGAATGTGAGTCCTCGATTCATGGTGGAAGCTGGTATACGATTGAAGGATTTACCAGATGAAGAAAATTGGACAGAGGATCTTGAGAAAGTTTCTTTGATGCATAACAAAATATCAGAAATTCCTTCTAGTGCATCTCCAAGGAGTCCTAGACTTTCAACCCTGATGCTCCAATATAATGGTTTAAGAAAGATACCAGATTCTTTTTTTGAGCATATGCGTGGGCTCGAGGTTCTTGATCTGTCCTACAATGCCATGGAACATTTGCCGAATTCAATCTCCAACTTGGAGAACCTTAGGGCATTATTGCTTAGAGAATGTGATAAATTAAATCATGTCCCTTCGTTAGCAAAGCTTACTGCTTTGAGGAGGTTGGATCTTGGGCATACAGGAATTACTGAAGTTCCTAAAGGTATGGAAATGTTGGTCAACCTGAGATACCTGGATCTCTATGCACACAATCTAAAGATGATTCCTGTTGGTACTCTAGCCAAACTCTCTCATCTGCAGCATCTTGAAGTTTACCGGTCATCTGCCACATCAAAGGTGGTCGGAGAGGAGGTAGCAAGCTTGACAAAGTTGGAAACTTTTCATGGGCAATTCTGCGAAGTCCACAACTTCAATGCATATAGCAAATCTTTGCAAGAAGGAGGACCAAGGAATTACCTACTTCAAGTGGGATCAGACGATCCAGATGTTACACCAAATGAAAGTGATATGTTTGAAAAACGTGTAATCTTGAAAAGGTGCAATATAAGTAGAGGTGGAGAAGAATCCCTTGTGCTCCCACAAGATATTGAGTATCTATATATGCAAGAGTGCAGTGATGTGAGAAGTTTGTGTGATATTACATCATTGACAAATGCAACTAACTTGAAGGCCTCTGTGATTAAGAAGTGTAAAGGAGAAGAGCAagtgctttcttcttcttcttctttgtcgtCCTCATGCTTTCTACCTCTTCAAAGCCTCGAGTCATTGCGCCTTGCATTTTTGCAGAACTTAAGAGACATCATTACGTTTGATGGATCAAAATCACCCCCACCAGGAACCTTATCCTGTCTCAAAGaaattagaatatataattGTCCGAATATAAAGAAGCTATTCACAATGGGGTTGCTGATGTGCCTCCACAGCCTGGAAGAGCTCCATGTAGAAGATTGTCGGCATCTGGTGGAAATTGTGGCTGCATCGTCATCGGATGAAGATGAAGTGGAAAAATATAAGGAAGAAGGAATTGGTACCATCATATTCACTCTCCCCAAATTAAGGTTTCTGCAATTATGGGACCTACCGGAGCTGAAGAGCATCTGTACTAGTAATTCAGTACTAGTTTGTGATTCTCTCCAAGACATAATACTACGTTATTGCCGGAAGCTAAAGAgggtccctctctctcttccctgGATTGATGGTCAACCATCTCCTCCTCCCTCCCTTCAAATAATAAAAGCATTTCCCAAAGAATGGTGGGAATCACTGGAATGGGACCATCCCCATGCTAAGAATGTCCTTCAACCCTTTTGTCATTTTACACGATATGTGTAA
- the LOC133874752 gene encoding protein DETOXIFICATION 46, chloroplastic-like, translating to MRSDWICGPLMSLIDTTVIGQGSSIELATLGPAMVICDYMSYTFMFLSIATSNMLATSLARKDKNEVQHHISDLLFIGFTCGYLMLLFTKFFGSWVLTAFTGQKNAHVVPAANTYVQIRGLAWPALLVGWVAQSARCF from the exons ATGAGGAGTGATTGGATTTGCGGGCCCTTGATGAGTCTGATTGACACCACGGTGATCGGTCAGGGTAGCTCCATTGAGCTCGCTACTTTAG GCCCGGCAATGGTTATATGCGATTATATGAGTTATACGTTCATGTTCCTTTCGATTGCTACTTCGAACATGCTTGCTACTTCCCTTGCCAGAAAG GATAAAAATGAAGTCCAGCATCACATATCTGACTTACTCTTTATTGGGTTCACTTGTGGCTACTTGATGCTTTTGTTTACGAAGTTCTTTGGTTCATGGGTACTGACTg cttttactGGACAAAAGAACGCACATGTTGTACCTGCAGCAAACACATATGTTCAG ATTCGAGGCTTAGCATGGCCAGCACTTCTCGTTGGATGGGTTGCTCAAAGTGCAAGGTGCTTCTGA